A genomic window from Levilactobacillus yonginensis includes:
- a CDS encoding APC family permease, which translates to MARSHQLFIKKQVQTDLYKKTGLEKTLTAFSLTTMGIGAIVGAGIFITPGLIAANYAGPGVMLSYLIAVVVCAMAALCYSEFSSTIPLAGSAYTYVYAVFGEFTAWILGWALISEYLFAVSSVAVSWSSYFQSLLAGFGFKLPVFFRAAAGTAGVKGGAIDLVALVITMLVAWLLSKGIRESARINNIMVIVKILVILLFIGIAVFYVKPANYNPFLPFGTAGIFKGAAVAFYAYIGFDAVSTASEEVKNPKRNMPIGIISSLLVAAVLYIGLSAVLVGVVHYTKLSVADPVALALSLIHQNWASGVVSFGAIVGMTTVLIVMSYGGTRLLFAISRDGLLPSGLKKLNPKTHVPVANTWIFGILASLFAAVIPIDKIAELVNIGTLSAFAMVSLGIVFLRHDERFKNLDTSFKVPWYPFLPIASFLACLYLMTQLQAFTWLAFAVWVVLGLIVYMSYGYQHSVVRQQVKG; encoded by the coding sequence TTGGCACGATCTCATCAACTCTTTATTAAGAAACAGGTGCAAACGGATCTCTATAAAAAAACGGGGTTGGAAAAAACGTTGACGGCGTTTTCTCTGACGACGATGGGTATCGGTGCAATTGTCGGTGCCGGAATTTTTATCACCCCGGGCCTGATTGCTGCTAACTACGCCGGTCCTGGCGTGATGTTGTCGTATTTAATTGCTGTGGTCGTCTGTGCGATGGCTGCCCTGTGTTATTCAGAGTTTTCGTCAACGATTCCGCTGGCGGGGAGTGCCTACACTTACGTCTATGCTGTTTTTGGTGAATTTACCGCCTGGATTTTGGGGTGGGCGTTAATTTCTGAATATCTCTTTGCCGTGTCATCCGTGGCGGTCAGCTGGTCCTCATATTTTCAGAGCTTACTAGCGGGCTTTGGATTCAAGCTTCCCGTATTTTTCCGCGCAGCTGCTGGTACAGCTGGCGTGAAGGGTGGGGCCATCGATCTGGTTGCCTTAGTGATCACCATGTTGGTAGCCTGGCTCCTGTCCAAAGGGATTCGCGAGTCCGCCAGAATTAACAACATTATGGTTATCGTTAAAATTTTAGTCATCTTGTTATTTATTGGTATCGCCGTCTTCTACGTTAAGCCGGCAAACTATAACCCATTTCTGCCTTTTGGAACGGCTGGTATTTTTAAGGGGGCTGCGGTCGCCTTTTACGCCTATATTGGGTTTGACGCTGTTTCAACAGCTAGTGAAGAGGTCAAGAATCCTAAGCGAAATATGCCAATTGGAATTATCTCGTCCCTGTTGGTGGCTGCGGTTCTGTACATTGGTCTATCTGCTGTTTTAGTTGGTGTCGTGCACTACACTAAGTTGAGTGTGGCCGATCCGGTGGCTTTAGCCCTGAGCCTCATTCATCAGAACTGGGCGTCCGGTGTGGTTTCCTTTGGGGCCATCGTAGGGATGACGACCGTGTTGATCGTCATGTCTTACGGAGGGACGCGGTTGTTATTTGCCATCAGTCGAGACGGTCTGTTGCCATCAGGACTGAAGAAATTGAATCCGAAGACTCACGTTCCCGTAGCCAACACCTGGATTTTTGGCATTTTGGCCAGCTTATTTGCAGCGGTCATTCCCATCGATAAGATTGCCGAATTGGTGAACATTGGGACGCTGTCAGCCTTTGCCATGGTATCACTGGGTATCGTCTTCTTGCGGCATGACGAACGCTTTAAGAATTTGGATACCTCGTTTAAAGTGCCCTGGTATCCCTTCTTACCAATTGCATCGTTCTTAGCTTGTCTCTACCTCATGACACAGCTGCAGGCCTTCACCTGGCTGGCATTTGCCGTCTGGGTCGTCCTGGGTCTGATCGTCTACATGAGCTACGGTTACCAGCATAGCGTGGTACGCCAGCAAGTTAAGGGTTAA
- a CDS encoding lipoate--protein ligase: MRYLASSSLDIRQNLATETYLMEHADLSEPILYFYINSPCIIVGRYQNVLAEINQQYVQDHNIILTRRTSGGGAVYDDLGNVSFSFITQDDGDAVGNFKRFTDPVIKALHQMGATGAAMTGRNDLTIAGKKFSGNAMHVENGRMFSHGTLMYDVDQTQIAKSLQVPADKLASKGVKSVKSRVTNLKPYFDEAYQHLTIEEFRDTLAKEILAVSDLKDAKTYQLTAADQAGIQQQADQYFNNWDWIYGSDPAYSLTRRQHFTAGTVEFDLDVAGGKIQAIQIHGDFFGQLPIEEVTTKLTGVTYTPAAVAAVFETLDVSRYFGKISRNELVDLLTKQPTAE, from the coding sequence ATGCGTTACCTAGCAAGTTCAAGCTTAGATATTCGCCAAAATTTAGCAACTGAAACGTATTTGATGGAGCACGCCGATCTATCGGAACCCATCCTGTATTTTTACATCAACTCACCGTGTATCATTGTCGGCCGCTACCAAAATGTGCTGGCTGAAATCAATCAGCAGTACGTTCAAGACCACAACATTATTCTCACGCGGCGGACGTCTGGTGGGGGTGCTGTGTACGATGACCTCGGTAATGTGAGCTTCAGCTTTATTACCCAGGACGATGGGGATGCCGTGGGCAATTTCAAACGCTTCACGGATCCGGTGATCAAGGCACTTCATCAGATGGGGGCGACTGGCGCCGCCATGACGGGGCGTAACGATCTGACCATTGCCGGCAAAAAGTTCTCTGGTAATGCCATGCACGTCGAAAATGGGCGGATGTTCTCTCACGGAACATTGATGTATGATGTGGATCAGACGCAGATTGCCAAGTCCTTGCAGGTACCAGCCGACAAGCTAGCTTCCAAAGGAGTCAAGTCGGTGAAGAGTCGGGTGACGAACCTGAAACCGTATTTCGATGAGGCTTATCAGCACCTGACGATTGAAGAATTTCGGGATACCTTGGCCAAGGAGATCTTAGCGGTCTCGGATCTTAAGGATGCCAAGACTTACCAGTTAACGGCGGCTGATCAGGCAGGTATCCAGCAACAAGCCGACCAATACTTTAACAATTGGGATTGGATTTACGGCAGTGATCCAGCCTATTCTCTGACCCGGCGGCAGCATTTTACTGCAGGAACGGTTGAGTTTGACCTGGATGTGGCTGGTGGTAAGATTCAAGCGATTCAGATTCACGGCGACTTCTTTGGCCAGCTGCCAATTGAAGAGGTGACGACTAAGTTGACGGGGGTGACCTACACACCAGCCGCTGTTGCTGCAGTTTTTGAGACACTTGATGTTTCACGTTACTTTGGTAAAATTTCGAGAAATGAACTAGTTGATTTGCTAACAAAGCAGCCGACCGCTGAATAG
- a CDS encoding LCP family protein encodes MANQTMEMEKRQRPRRKRHPVRNTILMLILALLVDGVAYGYQKYQSIKKSVDTTYQASGAKKLRNVNAVLKQKKPISILLMGTDTGALGRTFQGRTDSMMVVTINPETAKTTITSIPRDTAVSIPGYEDYGTVKINAAYAYGKSKTAITTVQDMLNIPIDFYAIINMGGMEKIIDEVGGVDLTPTLSFSYGGYTFKKDVETHMNGKRALAYSRMRDDDPQGDYGRQTRQRKVIMALLNKSGSVTSLLNESFISSLTQQTQTDLTFNDLTALATNYRRATKSIKTTHLQGTSETLNSQSMEVASKAELQRVTNYIRTGLGLAHKATGTIAQVDASTGAAGTSSTGTTDNGNNGGPGGGY; translated from the coding sequence GTGGCTAACCAAACCATGGAAATGGAAAAACGACAACGACCAAGAAGAAAGCGACATCCAGTCCGTAACACAATTCTGATGCTGATTCTGGCGCTATTAGTGGACGGCGTGGCGTATGGCTATCAGAAGTATCAAAGTATCAAGAAGTCTGTTGACACGACGTACCAAGCATCCGGTGCTAAGAAGCTTCGGAACGTGAACGCAGTGTTGAAGCAGAAGAAGCCGATTTCGATTCTGCTAATGGGAACTGATACGGGGGCCCTTGGTCGGACGTTCCAGGGACGAACCGACAGTATGATGGTAGTGACCATCAATCCAGAAACGGCGAAGACGACCATCACCAGTATTCCACGGGATACGGCGGTTTCAATCCCCGGATATGAGGATTATGGTACAGTTAAAATTAACGCGGCTTACGCTTATGGCAAATCTAAGACGGCCATTACGACCGTCCAGGATATGTTAAATATTCCAATTGACTTCTATGCCATTATCAACATGGGGGGGATGGAAAAGATCATTGACGAGGTCGGTGGTGTGGACTTGACGCCAACGTTGAGCTTTAGTTATGGCGGGTACACCTTTAAGAAGGACGTAGAAACGCACATGAATGGGAAACGGGCATTGGCCTACTCCCGGATGCGTGACGACGATCCCCAAGGAGATTACGGTCGGCAGACGCGTCAACGAAAGGTCATTATGGCGCTACTAAATAAGTCTGGTTCGGTCACATCGTTGTTGAACGAAAGCTTTATCAGTTCGTTGACCCAGCAAACGCAGACGGATCTGACATTTAACGATCTGACGGCACTGGCCACAAACTATCGTCGTGCCACGAAGAGTATTAAGACGACCCACTTGCAAGGAACTAGTGAGACGCTTAACAGTCAGAGCATGGAGGTGGCCTCAAAAGCCGAGTTGCAACGGGTCACAAATTATATTCGGACTGGTTTAGGTTTGGCTCACAAGGCAACCGGAACTATTGCTCAGGTTGATGCCTCGACCGGCGCAGCTGGTACGAGTAGCACGGGGACCACTGATAACGGCAACAATGGTGGCCCTGGTGGCGGTTACTAA
- the rfbB gene encoding dTDP-glucose 4,6-dehydratase has translation MQNILVTGGAGFIGANFVRYVVANHPTIHVTVLDKLTYAGNRANLAGLPTDRVRLVVGDIADAQLVNDLVQQVDAVVHYAAESHNDRSLRDPAPFIQTNIVGTYTLLQACVRYNVRFHHISTDEVYGDLPLRSAEVAGLAEKFTPESRYNPSSPYSATKASSDMLVHAWVRSFGLRATISNCSNNYGPYQHIEKFIPRQITNILSGRRPKLYGTGRNVRDWIHVDDHSRAVWLILTQGRIGETYLIGANGERSNLAVLQEILTAMGQPADAYDYVHDRPGHDRRYAIDATKIQTELGWQPQMTDFSAGLQQTIAWYQTHEGWWQGEKAAVEAAYQTVQTTESAIDHE, from the coding sequence ATGCAGAATATCTTAGTTACGGGAGGCGCCGGCTTCATTGGTGCCAACTTTGTCCGCTACGTGGTGGCTAACCACCCAACGATTCACGTAACGGTGTTGGATAAGTTAACGTATGCCGGAAACCGGGCCAATCTGGCGGGGCTGCCAACTGACCGGGTGCGGTTGGTGGTTGGTGATATTGCCGACGCACAGTTGGTCAATGATCTGGTCCAGCAGGTCGATGCCGTTGTCCACTACGCAGCTGAGAGTCACAATGACCGTTCGTTACGCGATCCGGCGCCATTTATTCAGACCAATATCGTTGGTACCTATACGCTGCTACAGGCCTGTGTTCGCTATAACGTGCGGTTTCACCACATCTCCACCGATGAGGTTTACGGTGATCTGCCACTCAGGAGCGCTGAAGTGGCTGGTCTAGCGGAGAAATTCACCCCTGAGTCGCGTTACAATCCTAGCAGTCCCTATTCCGCTACCAAGGCGAGCTCCGACATGCTGGTGCACGCTTGGGTCCGGTCGTTTGGGCTACGAGCGACCATTTCGAATTGTTCTAACAACTATGGCCCTTACCAACACATTGAAAAATTCATTCCTCGCCAGATTACGAATATTCTCAGCGGGCGGCGGCCAAAACTATATGGGACGGGGCGAAACGTGCGTGATTGGATTCACGTAGATGATCACTCGCGAGCGGTCTGGCTAATTTTGACGCAAGGGCGGATTGGTGAAACCTACCTAATTGGGGCCAACGGTGAGCGTTCTAATTTAGCGGTTCTACAGGAGATCTTAACGGCGATGGGACAGCCAGCCGATGCCTACGATTACGTGCACGACCGCCCGGGGCATGACCGGCGGTACGCCATCGATGCCACTAAAATCCAAACTGAATTGGGGTGGCAACCGCAGATGACGGACTTTTCAGCGGGTTTGCAGCAGACCATTGCTTGGTATCAGACGCACGAAGGCTGGTGGCAAGGGGAAAAAGCGGCAGTTGAGGCCGCTTATCAGACTGTCCAAACGACCGAGTCGGCTATTGATCATGAATAA
- a CDS encoding YveK family protein, producing MESEQTINLAQVANILRKHVRLISLTTLLVTVLAVVATFWIMTPKYQATTNILVNRRVTATEQGGQLQQVQADVQMISTYKDIITSPTVLESVSREVQGLPGHPDDLKQALRIENEPNSQVFSVTATAINPQTAATIANKTAQSFKDKIGKIMRIDNVSIVSPATASGGAVSPKKAINILLGVVVGLLLGMSLAFIREATDRTVTSEKFLTEDLGLTSLGIIGEIPQEQAQGSRSTESTLTGQTNTQSRRIQRRV from the coding sequence ATGGAGTCAGAACAAACAATTAACTTGGCACAAGTAGCCAACATTCTACGGAAGCATGTCAGATTGATCAGTCTAACCACCCTGTTAGTCACAGTCTTAGCCGTGGTGGCGACCTTTTGGATCATGACACCCAAGTATCAAGCAACGACCAACATTCTCGTAAATCGCCGGGTGACGGCGACGGAACAGGGCGGTCAGCTGCAACAAGTGCAGGCCGACGTCCAGATGATCAGCACCTATAAGGACATTATCACCAGCCCAACGGTTTTGGAGTCGGTGAGCCGGGAGGTCCAGGGACTACCCGGTCATCCAGACGACTTGAAGCAGGCATTACGGATTGAAAATGAACCTAATTCACAAGTATTTTCGGTAACGGCAACGGCGATTAACCCACAAACTGCTGCGACAATTGCCAACAAGACGGCCCAGTCATTCAAGGATAAGATCGGCAAAATTATGCGGATCGATAATGTGTCCATTGTTTCGCCCGCAACCGCTAGTGGCGGAGCAGTTAGTCCTAAGAAGGCAATCAATATTCTCTTAGGTGTGGTGGTCGGTCTCTTACTGGGGATGAGTTTAGCCTTCATTCGGGAAGCAACGGATAGAACGGTGACGTCCGAGAAATTCTTGACCGAAGACCTGGGCTTAACCAGTCTGGGAATTATTGGCGAGATTCCTCAGGAACAAGCGCAGGGGAGCCGGTCAACTGAGTCAACGTTGACTGGGCAGACTAATACGCAATCACGGCGCATTCAAAGAAGGGTTTAG
- a CDS encoding CpsD/CapB family tyrosine-protein kinase produces MQWFRHKTLSDASHRNGVGLITAKAPEHQIAEQFRTVRTNIQFSSVTHPVKSILFTSSAPSEGKSTVSNNLAVTWASQGARVVLVDADLRRPTVHQTFGVANRLGMTNFLSGVATMVEVVQATAIPNLAVVTSGPIPPNPAELLGSSRLKQLLRELQDSYDLIIVDAPPVNTVTDSQLLAAEVDGTILVVPQGIATKSGVRRAQQLLEAVHANVLGAVMNRVTDLKSDGYYGQVYQGYYGRTDN; encoded by the coding sequence ATGCAATGGTTCAGGCACAAGACACTAAGCGATGCCAGTCATAGAAATGGCGTGGGATTGATTACCGCGAAGGCGCCAGAGCACCAAATTGCTGAGCAGTTTCGCACGGTGCGAACGAACATCCAATTTTCCTCAGTGACTCACCCAGTTAAGTCGATTCTGTTCACCTCCTCTGCGCCTTCAGAGGGTAAGTCGACTGTGAGCAACAATTTGGCAGTCACGTGGGCTAGTCAGGGGGCGCGGGTAGTCTTGGTGGATGCAGATTTGCGGCGGCCCACGGTTCATCAAACTTTTGGTGTGGCTAATCGCTTGGGCATGACGAACTTCTTATCAGGTGTGGCAACCATGGTTGAGGTGGTCCAGGCAACGGCCATCCCCAATTTGGCGGTGGTGACCAGTGGGCCGATACCGCCCAATCCAGCGGAATTGCTGGGTAGTTCGCGGCTAAAGCAGTTATTGCGGGAGTTACAGGATAGCTATGATTTGATAATTGTGGACGCTCCGCCAGTCAATACGGTGACGGATAGTCAGTTGTTGGCGGCAGAGGTGGACGGGACCATCTTGGTGGTCCCCCAAGGAATTGCTACTAAGAGTGGCGTACGGCGGGCCCAACAACTTTTGGAGGCGGTGCACGCCAATGTTTTAGGGGCAGTGATGAACCGAGTCACAGATTTGAAATCAGATGGTTACTACGGACAGGTGTACCAAGGCTATTACGGTCGAACGGATAATTAG
- a CDS encoding tyrosine-protein phosphatase, which translates to MGLIDVHNHLLPAVDDGPKSHERALQLAETLVAQGITHAVLTPHHLRVDYVNPKCVVQERAAAFQSALQLARIPLTVFPGQEVHMTGDLLPRLAADDLLFLDEVGTYLLLELPATHVPQYTEDLLFQLTLRGIIPVIAHPERHPVLQREPDRLKGLIRLGCLLQVTAGSYLGMFGQAAQKLAKQLLASVPGILLASDAHDHLRRPCVLAAAFQRLEVVVGPDRCREINENAVAVVNGESLITGG; encoded by the coding sequence ATGGGGTTAATTGATGTGCATAACCATCTTTTACCAGCAGTAGACGATGGCCCTAAAAGTCACGAACGAGCGTTGCAACTAGCTGAGACGCTGGTTGCCCAGGGTATCACCCACGCCGTGTTGACGCCGCATCATTTGCGGGTTGATTACGTCAATCCCAAATGTGTCGTGCAAGAACGGGCGGCCGCCTTTCAGTCTGCGTTGCAGTTAGCACGGATTCCACTGACGGTATTTCCTGGGCAGGAGGTCCATATGACGGGGGACTTGTTGCCCCGTTTGGCGGCCGACGATCTGTTATTTTTAGATGAAGTGGGGACTTACTTGTTGTTGGAACTGCCAGCGACGCACGTGCCGCAGTACACGGAAGACCTGCTATTTCAGCTGACACTGCGGGGGATTATCCCCGTCATAGCTCACCCAGAACGACATCCGGTGTTGCAACGGGAACCGGACCGCCTAAAGGGGTTAATCCGACTGGGGTGTCTGCTCCAGGTGACGGCGGGAAGTTATCTGGGAATGTTCGGGCAAGCTGCCCAGAAGTTAGCTAAGCAATTGTTGGCGAGTGTCCCAGGAATTTTACTAGCCTCCGATGCTCATGACCACTTGCGCCGTCCCTGCGTCTTGGCGGCAGCCTTTCAGCGACTAGAAGTTGTGGTGGGGCCAGACCGTTGTCGAGAAATTAATGAGAATGCCGTCGCCGTTGTCAACGGGGAATCCCTAATAACGGGCGGCTGA
- a CDS encoding sugar transferase produces MDYRDTSYRSSLLDQARQRRRYLYRTSKRVFDLMMSLLGLLLLLPVFIVVAVLIKLEDPRGPVFYSQTRVGVNQQPFRMFKFRSMVVDADHRLNHLLQQSDVAGAMFKMKQDPRITRIGRVLRKYSVDELPQLLNVLLGQMSLVGPRPPLPREVATYTAHDLQRLTVKPGCTGLWQATVRNEVSFAEMVLLDLQYIARRSFLLDLYVLLLTIRVFVKPNGAY; encoded by the coding sequence ATGGATTATCGTGACACAAGCTATCGGAGTAGTCTGCTTGACCAGGCCAGACAACGACGCCGGTATTTATACCGAACGAGTAAACGGGTATTTGATTTGATGATGAGCCTCCTAGGACTGCTGCTCCTGCTGCCGGTGTTCATAGTGGTTGCTGTCTTAATCAAGTTGGAAGATCCCCGGGGACCCGTATTCTATTCACAAACGAGGGTGGGTGTGAACCAACAGCCCTTTAGAATGTTCAAGTTCCGCTCGATGGTGGTCGATGCTGACCATCGGCTCAATCATTTGTTGCAACAAAGTGATGTGGCTGGGGCCATGTTCAAAATGAAGCAGGACCCCCGAATTACTAGAATCGGCCGGGTGCTTCGTAAATACAGCGTGGATGAACTGCCCCAACTGCTAAATGTTTTATTGGGTCAGATGAGTCTAGTTGGTCCACGGCCGCCATTACCGCGAGAGGTGGCAACTTACACGGCTCATGATTTACAGCGGTTGACGGTGAAACCTGGTTGTACAGGATTATGGCAAGCAACGGTCCGCAATGAGGTGAGTTTTGCAGAAATGGTGTTACTGGATCTTCAATATATTGCGCGGCGGAGTTTTCTGTTGGACCTCTATGTGTTACTTTTAACAATTCGTGTCTTTGTGAAGCCAAACGGGGCTTACTAG
- the pssD gene encoding PssD/Cps14F family polysaccharide biosynthesis glycosyltransferase — protein MKVCLVGSSGGHLAHLQLLRDFWADEQRFWVTFDKADARSLLKGERRINCFFPTNRNLKNLIKNTWLAFKVLRQERPDVVISSGAAVAVPFFYVSKLLRIKTVYIEVFDRIDAPTLTGKLVYPVADLFVVQWPEMLKVYPKAVNFGRIF, from the coding sequence ATGAAGGTATGTTTGGTTGGATCCAGTGGTGGCCATTTGGCCCATCTGCAGTTATTGCGAGATTTTTGGGCAGACGAGCAGCGCTTCTGGGTTACCTTTGACAAGGCAGATGCACGGAGTCTGCTCAAAGGTGAGCGTCGAATCAACTGCTTCTTTCCGACGAATCGTAACTTGAAGAATCTTATCAAGAATACGTGGTTAGCGTTCAAGGTGTTGCGGCAGGAACGGCCCGACGTCGTCATCTCATCCGGCGCCGCGGTCGCCGTACCGTTTTTCTACGTCAGTAAGCTCCTTCGTATCAAGACGGTTTACATTGAAGTTTTTGATCGGATCGATGCGCCCACTCTGACGGGCAAGCTCGTTTACCCAGTCGCGGACCTCTTCGTGGTTCAGTGGCCGGAAATGTTAAAGGTGTACCCCAAGGCAGTGAATTTTGGGAGGATTTTTTAA
- a CDS encoding glycosyltransferase has product MIFVTVGTHEQPFNRLVMAMEDLVVQGIITERVVIQAGYATAVAHHCEVTDFLSNHDLQQAMQLAETVVCHGGPATFMQSLALGKRTIVVPRQAAFQEHVNDHQLTFARQVEQRGYPLTVVDDVAELATIFTTARDVTHQLPSHTHEFNHQLAGAIRRMGVLA; this is encoded by the coding sequence ATGATCTTTGTGACGGTAGGAACCCATGAACAACCCTTTAACCGCCTGGTAATGGCCATGGAGGATTTAGTTGTGCAGGGCATTATTACAGAACGGGTCGTGATTCAGGCGGGGTACGCGACGGCGGTTGCTCATCACTGTGAGGTAACTGATTTTTTGAGCAATCACGATCTGCAGCAAGCGATGCAGTTGGCGGAAACGGTGGTTTGTCACGGTGGGCCGGCCACCTTTATGCAGTCATTGGCGTTGGGGAAACGAACCATTGTGGTGCCCCGGCAAGCAGCATTTCAGGAGCACGTGAATGATCATCAGTTGACGTTTGCCCGCCAGGTGGAACAGCGGGGATACCCGTTAACTGTGGTTGACGACGTGGCCGAGTTAGCGACTATTTTTACGACGGCTCGTGACGTGACACACCAATTACCCTCGCACACACACGAATTTAACCATCAATTGGCGGGGGCGATTCGGCGGATGGGAGTGTTGGCATGA